In Castanea sativa cultivar Marrone di Chiusa Pesio chromosome 6, ASM4071231v1, a single window of DNA contains:
- the LOC142640248 gene encoding uncharacterized protein LOC142640248 — MVCHIEVLPWKVFVDDVSNASRAGIVVITAEGIKLEHSFRLGFKASNNEAEYEALLAGLRVVSDLGAKEVKVHSDSRLVVNQVRGSFEAKDPQMIEYLRLVKQTMGHFSSVRVDQVARGQNWHIDSLATLASLVADGVPRLIRVELVAEPSIKTGIGVSQITTAGKCYMDPIVDFLAEDQILGDEKEAARVRRAGARYWLSADRKLY; from the coding sequence ATGGTCTGCCACATAGAAGTCCTCCCGTGGAAGGTATTTGTGGATGACGTGTCTAACGCGTCAAGGGCTGGAATCGTAGTTATCACCGCAGAAGGAATAAAGCTGGAGCACTCTTTTAGACTGGGCTTTAAAGCttctaataatgaagccgagtatgaagccTTGCTGGCCGGATTAAGAGTTGTCTCGGATTTGGGTGCTAAGGAAGTGAAGGTACACTCAGATTCCCGATTGGTGGTTAATCAGGTACGGGGGAGCTTCGAGGCCAAAGATCCCCAGATGATTGAATATTTGCGGTTGGTAAAGCAAACTATGGGTCACTTTTCGAGTGTGAGAGTGGACCAAGTGGCTAGAGGGCAGAACTGGCACATTGACTCATTGGCCACATTAGCGTCATTGGTAGCCGATGGGGTGCCTCGATTAATCAGGGTGGAATTGGTGGCCGAACCAAGTATTAAGACAGGGATAGGAGTTTCACAGATTACCACCGCCGGGAAATGCTATATGGATCCTATCGTTGACTTTTTAGCTGAGGACCAAATACTGGGTGACGAAAAGGAAGCGGCCAGAGTGCGCCGGGCTGGTGCTCGATACTGGTTATCTGCCGATCGGAAGCTATACTGA
- the LOC142640249 gene encoding uncharacterized protein LOC142640249 gives MYSDLFRGIGLKKEDLSNYDTPLVGFDGQMVIPEGQISLPVNMKGKEVVVAFIVVTSYSPYTAILGRPWIYAMGAVPSTLHVKVKFCTEHGIAIVQGDQQVARQCLVAAVGREIKQKESIVEAPL, from the coding sequence ATGTATTCCGATCTGTTTAGGGGGATTGGACTAAAGAAGGAAGATCTCTCCAATTATGATACACCCCTAGTGGGGTTTGACGGCCAGATGGTGATCCCAGAAGGGCAGATTTCCCTTCCTGTAAATATGAAAGGTAAGGAAGTGGTGGTAGCCTTTATAGTGGTCACGTCATATTCTCCGTACACGGCGATCCTTGGCAGGCCATGGATTTACGCAATGGGAGCGGTACCATCCACCCTGCACGTGAAGGTCAAATTTTGCACCGAGCATGGTATCGCTATAGTGCAGGGTGATCAGcaagtggccaggcaatgcttGGTAGCCGCAGTTGGCCGGGAAATCAAGCAGAAAGAATCAATCGTGGAGGCTCCCTTATAG
- the LOC142640250 gene encoding uncharacterized protein LOC142640250, which yields MGSTSPEERGPRNVTMDIMSRAVRRVAQSPFSRDIERALMPNRFKRPLFNSYDEKTDLVEHVSYYIQMMSLHAHNDALMCKVFPSSLGPTALRWFNGLRKGSIHSFSKLIQEFSVWFMTYSRVPQPVDALLSMKMGAGETLCNYTSWYWELYNEIGGGNERIVASTFLLGLPEDSELRESLTRRPPEDMRQLMRRIEEYKWVLKDHLGQLVEAGYLKEFVVGPRNQETGQDARLWGNPLPSPLGVIEVIHTASRGTLALSTRNVLAVAPVGSCTDERPPEKRLRYTRESLAFEDDDLEGTIKPHDDALVVTAWISGFTAKE from the exons ATGGGTTCAACTTCCCCCGAAGAGCGAGGGCCTAGGAATGTTACCATGGACATTATGAGCCGAGCCGTACGTCGAGTTGCTCAATCACCATTCTCCAGGGACATTGAGCGAGCCCTTATGCCGAACAGATTTAAGCGGCCGTTGTTTAACTCTTACGACGAGAAGACGGACCTAGTAGAGCACGTAAGCTATTATATACAGATGATGTCGTTACACGCCCATAATGATGCgttgatgtgcaaggtgtttCCTTCGAGTCTCGGTCCCACTGCATTGAGGTGGTTTAATGGATTAAGGAAGGGCTCGATTCACAGTTTCTCCAAGCTGATCCAGGAGTTTAGTGTCTGGTTCATGACTTACAGCCGAGTACCACAGCCAGTAGACGCACTGTTATCAATGAAAATGGGGGCTGGAGAAACCCTTTGTAACTACACTAGCTGGTACTGGGAGCTTTACAATGAAATTGGTGGGGGCAACGAGAGAATCGTGGCAAGCACTTTTCTGTTGGGATTGCCTGAGGATTCCGAGCTTCGAGAGTCACTAACAAGGAGGCCTCCCGAGGATATGAGGCAACTGATGAGGCGTATCGAAGAATATAAGTG GGTGTTAAAGGATCATTTGGGGCAGTTAGTAGAGGCGGGATATTTGAAAGAGTTCGTGGTGGGCCCTAGGAACCAAGAGACTGGGCAGGATGCTCGGCTCTGGGGGAATCCCCTTCCCTCTCCGCTAGGAGTGATAGAAGTCATTCATACAGCCTCGAGGGGCACATTGGCACTCAGTACGAGGAATGTGTTGGCAGTAGCGCCCGTGGGAAGTTGCACGGATGAGAGACCCCCCGAAAAGAGGCTGAGATACACTCGGGAGAGTTTAGCCTTCGAAGATGATGATTTAGAGGGCACGATtaaaccacatgatgatgctttggtggttacgGCTTGGATAAGTGGTTTCACGGCAAAAGAGTGA